The DNA region TCCATGATCGATCCATCGAGAGGCCCCCGCTTTATTGTTGTTGTACGCTCGTCCCGTTGATTCGCGTGTATTCGACCACCCTTCGAGACCCGGTGTGTCGGCCCCGTCGAGACTGAACCGGCCGGTTCGGTTCCTGTATTCCCAGGATCGTCCGCGACCGGGGTGCTTTTCCGGAACGACGACCAATAGGGGGTCTAGATGACTACGGGCTACTCCCCTCCCGCCACCGAATCCGACATCGAGTGGTGCTACGACGCCGTCCACGGCGTTTCGCGCACCTTCTCGATCACCATCGACCGACTCGAGGAGCCGATGGCGCGTCACATCTGCCTGGGGTACCTCCTGTGTCGAATAGCCGACACGATCGAGGACGCCGGTCACATCCCACCGGCCGAGCAGACCACCCTGCTCGAGGAGTTCGACCGGGTACTCGATCCGGACGCCGACACGACGGCGGAAGACTTCCGCGAGGCTGTCGAGCCCTGGATCCCGGAGGAGCGATCCAGCGACTGGGACGTCGTCGCTCACACCCCGCGAGTCGTCAGGTCCTTCGAATCCCTCGAGGACGAACCTCGCGAGATCATGCGCGAACCCGTCCGCGAACTCGTCGACGGGATGGCGATGTTCACCAGCCGGTACGCCGACCAGGGCGGCCTCCGCCTCCAGACCCTCGAGGAACTCGAGGAGTACTGCTGGTACGCCGCCGGAACCGTCGGGACGCTCATCACGGGGCTCGTCGCCCGCGGCACCTCGCCCGAGCGCGCAGAGGTGCTCCGCGACAACGCCCGGTCGTTCGCCCTGCTCTTGCAGTTGGTCAACATCGCGAAGGACGTCGAGACCGACTACCACGAGGAAAACAACGTCTACCTGCCGGCCGAGTGGCTCGCAGAAGAGGACGTCGCCGTCGAACGCGTCACCGACGAAGCCCACCACGGCGGCGTCACGAACGTCATCCGCCGGGTGACCGGGCGAGCGGAGGGATACCTCGACGGTGCCCAGCGCTACCTCGAGGTGCTGCCCGAACGCCACGGCAACACGCTGTCGGCCTGGGCGATTCCGTACCTCCTGGCCGTGGGCACCCTGCGCGAACTCCGCGAACGGCCCGAGGACGTCATTCGGGAGGGGAACGTCAAGATTTCGCGCGCAGAAGTCTTCGCTGTGATGCAACAGTTCGAACAGGACCTCTCAAGGTCGGCACTCGAGGAGTTGCGAAGCGAGATGTCCGAGAAGCCACTCCACCAGTAACGGGTTCACGTCCGGCGGTAGCGGGCCCGTGTCTACCGGTGTGGGTTCGTGTTCGCCCGTAGCGGGTTCGTGTCTGCTAGTTGTAGGTACGGGAGTTTCGGAAGAGGGGAGATACTCAACAGCCTGAATTTTATTACAGGAATTATATCTTATTGCTATTGGTCCTATAGTGCTGGAATAGGTCGGCACGAACGACTCGAGTATCTATAACTCGTCGGCAATTACAGGACTTCGGACCGAGCAGCCTCGAGGCCCGGAGGAAGTCCGGGTAAGGAAATACAGAACAGACGATACAGAGCGGACACTCCTGAGCAAACGTTACTCGAGCGCGAAGACGTTCGCCTCGAGCCGACGGTCGGGGGTTACGGTGATCGTCACGTGGGCCTCCGTGACGCCCCAGCCGTCCTCGAGCTGGTTGGCGATTTCCTCGCTCGAGAGGCGAATCGACTCCTCGCCGAGGCGCGAACGAATGCCGTAGGGGCGGGCGGTCTCGTCCCACGGGCCCCGGACGGCCTGGCGGTCGTGGCCGCTCTCGTGGCCTGCAGGGTCGAGCCAGCGAGTGGTCTCGCGGGCGGTCTCGAGGTCGGTGCCGACGGCAATCTCGACCGTGGCGCGCTCGCTCGAGTCGTTCGCGACGTGGAGGGAGGCGATCCGAAAAGTACCGGGATCGGACCGCTGGCCCCAGGCGACGGCGGCGGTCAGGGTCGTGCCGAGCCCGCCGAGTCCGAGGCCGAGGACTGTCCGGCGGGAGTACGTTGGAGTGGAGGGCATCGCTATCCAACACTTCAGCGGCGCTACTGATATACCTGTTGACTCGCCAAGAGGTGTGCGAGTGCTAGTCGTACTCGTAGAAGCCCCGTCCGGTCTTTTTGCCGAGGTCGCCTGCCTCGACCTTGCGCTTGAGGAGGTACGCAGGCTTGTACCGATCCCCGAGTTCCTCGTACATCGTCTCGGAGGCGTGCAGGCAGACGTCGAGGCCGATGTGGTCGGCCAGTTTCAGCGGCCCCATCGGGACGTTCGTCCCGAGTTCCATCCCCGCGTCGATGTCTTCCTTGGTCGCGACGCCCTCGTCGTAGATCCTGATGCCCTCGTTGAGCCAGGGCATCAGGATACGGTTCGTGACGAAGCCGGGCTTGTCGTCCGATTCCCAGGTCGTCTTCCCGAGGGCTTCGGCGACCTCGTGAGCCAGGTCGGTGACGGCGGCGGTCGTCTTCTCGCCGACGACGATTTCGACCCCCTCCATGATCGGGACGGGGTTCATGAAGTGCAGACCGACGACGCGCTCGGGGTGCTCGAGCGGCGCCGCGATCGAGGTGATCGAGAGCGTGCTCGTGTTGGTCGCGAGCATCACGTCCGCGTCGCAGTGGGTCTCGAGATCACGGAAGATGTCCCGCTTGATATCCATATTTTCGACGGCGGCCTCGACGACCAGGTCGCAGTCGGCGAGGTCCGCGAGGTCGGTCGTCCCGGCGATGCGCTCCCGGATCGTTTCGGGATCGTCGGGGAGGGCGTCCTTCCCGTCGAGGCGCTCGAGGCTGTCGGCAATCGCGTCAAATCCGCCCTCGACGTATTCGGATTCGATGTCTCGCATGACCACGTCGTAGCCGGTTGTGGCGGCGACCTGGGCGATGCCGCTCCCCATCGTCCCCGCGCCGACGACGCCGATTCGCTCGATGTCCTGGCGTACCATGGCGTGCAATACTTGCGATTCGCTGGTAAGTGTAGCGATACGTCGGGACGAGAGGGCAGTCGAGTCCCCCTCCACTTGCCGAGTTCGGGGACAAAAACAGCCGACGGCCGCGGCGTCAGACGTCGCGACTGCTGGCGATTTTCTCGAGGGGAAGGTTCAAGTTCCGGGCGTGTGAGGTATCGATAGTTCCGGTGAATCGCGTGAGCAAGGAAAACGTGGCCGAAACGAGAGACGGCGCTGCACGGCTCCTCGAGCCGGGCCACCGCGAGGCCCTCGAGGATGCGGGTATCGAACCGGCAATCGTCTCGAGACAGAGTTGCTCCTATCGGATGCTGCTCGACGCCGGCCTCGACGAAGGCGTCGCCGACGCGCTCCGCCGACAGTTCTCCCTGCCGTGGTCGTTCGAGACCGATGGCGACCTGGATCGTCGCTCGAGCGAGGTTCGCGGGCTGGGAGAGGCCGAACGCGCCTGGGTCGCCGCGAGCGCCGACGAGGGCTGGCAGGCGTTCGAACCCGTCTCCTCGAGCGGGGCCGAAGCCGGGGCCGAGGACGCGGACGACCGTCCCTGGCCCCGACCCACGCCGGTGACGGCGGTAACCGGCGTCAGTCCCGAAAACGCCGCGAGGCTAGCCGAAGCGGGGATCAACTCCGCGGAACGGCTGGCGACGGTTCACGCGACCGAAGTCGCGAAGGTCCTCGAATTGAGCGTCCTCCACGTTCGAACGTGGCGTCACAACGCCCGCGAGTTGGTCGACTAGGGGAGTTCGGGCTCGAGGAGGCAACGGAGACCGTAGGACGGAAACACCGAAAGTAATCAATCCGCTACGGAAACCGCGCCAAAGGCGGCGAAGCCGGTAACGACGAGGTCGACTTCTTCGTGCTGTCTCTCTCGACGGGGACGGTCGTCGGAAGCCCCGCCGAGCACGGGCAGGACGTCCAGTTCTACGTTCCAGTCGCGGGGGACGATGATCTCGACGCCCCCGAACATGGCGACCGCATTGACCCGCGCCGGGCGCTCGGCGGGTCTGGCGTCCCGAAGGTCGAGTTCGGTGCCGCCGAACAGCGCCGTCAGGTCTGCCCCCGTAAACGCCGTCGACGTGTTGCGCTTCTCGACGCCGCCGAACGCGGCGAACGCCGAGGTAAAGGCGTCGTCGGTGGCTCGAACGCGCGAGCGGTACTGGCCCAACACGACCGAGAGACCGAACGCGATGACGAGCAGCGGCCAGAAGACGACGACCTGGTCGACGGCCGCGTACCCGAGCGCGACCAACTGCCACGCACTGGCGATGCCGATCAGGACCAGCGGACCGACGACGTTTCGGAAGCGACTCCGGACAAGCGCCCAGACGCCCACGGCGACGACGACCATCGGTGCGAGCGACAGGATGCGGTCGGTCGAAACCAGACCGGTCGTCTCGAGCAGGAGCAACAGGCCGACAAGGATCACGACCGCCCCGAAGAGGAGTTGGCTGGTCGGGAGTCGGGTGGTGGTCGTTCGAATGCCCATGCTAATGGTACGCTCTCGAGGTGCAAATAGCCCGAGCGTGGTTCCACGGGGTCGAGAACGATCGATATCGACCGACCCCACTAAATAGACAGATGTTAAATATGTGAACCAGAGGATAATTTTGGAGCGGGCGCTATTCATGCGTTCGAATCCAATCTCGACCCGATTTACTACTCGAGAAAGTATTTTTCAGCTGAGAGGACCGCCAACGATATATGGGTCGATGGTGGAGTTGCAGGCAGATGCGACCCATCGACGACTCACCGATCGTTCGCGACGGAAACGCCTGCATTCTCGCGATGGACCACGGCCTCGAGCACGGGCCGGTCGACTTCGAGGAGGTGCCCGAGAAGCTCGACCCCGCGACCGTGTTCGAGACGGCGACCCACGACGCGGTGACGTGCATCGCCGTCCAGAAGGGAATCGCCGAGGGCTACTACCCGAGCTACGAGGACGACGTCAACCTCCTGGTGAAACTCAACGGCACGTCGAACCTCTGGATGGGCGAACCGGACTCCTCGCTCAACTGTTCGGTGGAGTACGCTGCCGAGATCGGGGCCGACGCGGTCGGGTTCACCCTCTACGGCGGGTCGAACAACGAAGTCGAGATGGCCGAGGAATTCCGCGAAATCCACGAGGCCGCCCGCGAGTACGACCTCCCCGTCGTCATGTGGTCGTACCCGCGCGGCCAGGGGCTGAAAAACGACACGAAACCGGGGACGATCTCCTACGCGACCCGACTGGCTCTCGAACTGGGCGCCGACATCGCGAAGGTCAAGTACCCCGGCAGTGCCGACGCCATGGAACACGCCGTCCAGTGTGCCGGCGACATGAAGGTCGTCATGAGTGGCGGCTCGAAGACCGACGACCTCGACTTCCTCTCGACAGTCGAGGCCGTGATCGCCGCCGGCGGCAACGGTCTCGCCGTGGGCCGGAACGTCTGGCAGCGCGAGAACCCCGAACGGCTACTCGACGCCCTCGAGAAGGTCATCTACGAGGAAGAGACGGCCGACGCCGCCCTCGAGGCGTGACGATGGCGACGGCGCTCAACGGCGCGGTCGAGCCGGTCGATTCGATTATTCGGACAGTCGCCCGATCGGCGACCGAGATCCGCCAGGGCCTCATCGGCCGCCGGAGCAGCGCCGCCGAGGAGAACCCCAGTGGCGAGACCCAGCTCGAGGCCGACGTGTGGGCCGACGACCTCCTCTACGATCGCCTCTCGCGACTCGAGGGCGTCGCCCAGTACGCGAGCGAGGAGCGCGAGGAGGTTCTCGACTGTGGTGACGACGTCGACGTAGACGACGGCGTCGCCGTCGCCCTCGACCCACTCGACGGCTCCTCGAACCTGAAGTCGAACAACACGATGGGGACCATCGTCGGGATCTACGACGAGCCACTCCCGGCGCCAGGCGAGGCCCTCCTGGGGGCGTGTTACGTCCTCTACGGACCGATCACCACGATGGTCGTCGCCACCGAGGACGGCGTCTCGGAGTACGAACTGGGCGGTGGCGAGGCGACGGTCGTCCAGGCCAACGTGACCCTCCCCGACGACCCGGTCGTCTACGGCGTCGGCGGGCGCGTCCCCGACTGGCCGCCCGCGATCGAAGCCTACGTGAGCCGTCTCGAGAGCGAACTCAAACTCCGATACGGCGGCGCGATGATCGGCGACATCAACCAGGTGCTGACCTACGGCGGCCTCTTCGCGTACCCAACCCTCGAGTCGAGTCCCGAGGGGAAACTGCGCGTCCAGTTTGAGGGCAACCCCATCGGCTACATCCTCGAGCGAGCAGGGGGCCGCTCGAGCGACGGACACGGCTCCCTGCTCGCCGTCGAACCGACCGAACTCCACCAGCGGACGCCGCTGTACGTCGGGAACAAGGCGTACGTCGATCTGATCGAGGACATTCTAGCGGACGCGTAGCTCGTCAGCGGCGAGTGGCACCTGGCTCCGTCAGCGGTCAGAGAAACCCGACACCCCTTTACTCGCGCCCCGAAAACGGGGTGGTATGTTCCGTTCACTCCGTACGGAGGTCGAGGCCGCCCTCGAGCGGGCGCTCTCTACGCTCGACCTCCCGACCGACGACCTCGGCATCGAAGAGCCGCCGGAAGACGTCCCGGCCGTCCTAGCCTCGAGCGTCGCCTTCCGACTGGCCGGCGAGATGGGGGCGGCCCCGCCGCAGGTCGCGGCCCAGCTAGCCGAGGAAATCGACGTCGACGACCTCGAGTACGTCGGTCGGATCGACACCCAGGGGCCGTACCTCAACTTCCTGCCGAGCGACGCCTACTTCGCCGATACCCTCGCGGCGGGCACCGACGAGGCCTACGGCCACTTGCCCGACCGCGACACCTCGGTCATCGTCGAACACACGAGTGCCAACCCGACCGGTCCAGTCCACGTCGGCCGCGCTCGCAATCCAATCGTCGGCGACGCCGTCGCGAACGTCCTCGACACCGCGGGATATGACGTCGAACGCCACTACTACGTCAACGACGCCGGCCGCCAGATGGCCGTCTTCACCTGGGCCTACGAGACCTTCGACGAGAGCGACCTCGAGACCGAACCCGAGCGCGACCGCGTCGAGTACGACCTCGTGCGCTACTACCAGAAGGGCAACGCCTACCTCGAAGCGGCTGACGAGGACGCCGTCGAGGCGGCCGAAGCCGAGATTCAGGGGATCCTGCAGGGGCTCGAAGAAGGCGACGAGGAGACCTACGAGCGCGTCCAGACAGTCGTCGATCAGGTTCTGGGCGGCATGCGCGAGTGTCTGGCCCGCCTCCCCGCTGAGTTCGACGAGTTCGTCAAGGAGACCCGGTTCATGCGCGACGGAAGCACGCAGGAAATCGCCGACCGCCTCCAGGACACCGAGTACGCCGTCCTCGAGGAGGGGGCCTGGCAACTCAACCTCGAGGAGTGGGATATCGAGAAGAAACTCGTCTTCCTGCGCTCGGACGGCACCTCGCTGTACACGACGCGGGACCTCGCCCACCACGAGTGGAAGTTCGACAACTACGACCGCGCCGTGACCGTTCTCGGCGAGGATCACAAGCTCCAGGCGAATCAGCTCGAGGCGGCCCTGGAACTGCTCGGGAACGACACCGACGCGCTGGACTCGATCCACTTCTCATGGGTCAATCTCCCTGGCGGCGAGGGCATGTCGACCCGCCGCGGGACGGGGGTCATGCTCGACGATTTGCTCGACGAGGCCATCAATCGTGCTCGCGAAGAGGTCGAGAGTCGCCTCGACGACCGTATCCGCGACGACGACCTCGAGGAAGCGGACGTCGAGCGGATCGCCCACCAGGTCGGCATCGGCGCGGTCCGCTATGACATCGTCTCCAAACAGCCGACGAAGGGGATCACCTTCGAGTGGGACCAGGCGCTCGACTTCGAGGCACAGTCGGCCCCCTACGTGCAGTACGTCCACGCGCGCTGTTGTGGGATCCTGGACGAGGCAGGTGTCGGCGTCGACGGTACCATCGAAACTGACGTGGACGACGACTTGCTCACCACGGACGCCGAACACGACCTCCTCGAGACCATCGCCCGCTTCCCAGCCGTCATCGAGGAAGCCGCCGACGACCTCGAGCCCCACCAGGTGGCGACTTTCACCCGCGAGTTCGCGGAGGCGTTCAACGCGTTCTACCGCGAGTGCCCGGTGCTCGCCGACGACGTCGATCCCGACGTGCGCGAGGCGCGCCTGGCCGTAGTCACCGCCTCGAGGCATACGATCGCGAACGCGCTGGCCGTGCTCGGGGTCGAGGCGCCGGAGTCGATGTGAGTCGGACGCGTTCTCGCCGACTGGAGGCGGCGTGATCCCGGCCGTCCGGGGTGTGTGAGGTTACATCACACGACGGCGACGTTGAAGTACCTAGTCCGTGAGTAAAGCGTATGCCCGGAGCCGTATTTCTCGAGGGAGAGCGCGTCGAACTGCGAACCGTCGAACTAGAAGACGCCGAATTCTTGCAGGAACTGATCAACGACCCGGTCGTCCGGACGAGCCTGTTCGCCCACCGTCCCATTGCCGGCCACCAGGAGCAAGAGTGGATCGAATCGATCGGCGAGGACGACGCCGTCAAACTATTGATCTGCGTCGACGGCGAGGCCGTCGGCATCGTCACCCTCGAGCCCCCGAACGACGTCTGGGGTTGTGCCGAAATCGCTTACATGG from Natronosalvus rutilus includes:
- a CDS encoding phytoene/squalene synthase family protein, with the protein product MTTGYSPPATESDIEWCYDAVHGVSRTFSITIDRLEEPMARHICLGYLLCRIADTIEDAGHIPPAEQTTLLEEFDRVLDPDADTTAEDFREAVEPWIPEERSSDWDVVAHTPRVVRSFESLEDEPREIMREPVRELVDGMAMFTSRYADQGGLRLQTLEELEEYCWYAAGTVGTLITGLVARGTSPERAEVLRDNARSFALLLQLVNIAKDVETDYHEENNVYLPAEWLAEEDVAVERVTDEAHHGGVTNVIRRVTGRAEGYLDGAQRYLEVLPERHGNTLSAWAIPYLLAVGTLRELRERPEDVIREGNVKISRAEVFAVMQQFEQDLSRSALEELRSEMSEKPLHQ
- a CDS encoding 3-hydroxyacyl-CoA dehydrogenase family protein, which codes for MVRQDIERIGVVGAGTMGSGIAQVAATTGYDVVMRDIESEYVEGGFDAIADSLERLDGKDALPDDPETIRERIAGTTDLADLADCDLVVEAAVENMDIKRDIFRDLETHCDADVMLATNTSTLSITSIAAPLEHPERVVGLHFMNPVPIMEGVEIVVGEKTTAAVTDLAHEVAEALGKTTWESDDKPGFVTNRILMPWLNEGIRIYDEGVATKEDIDAGMELGTNVPMGPLKLADHIGLDVCLHASETMYEELGDRYKPAYLLKRKVEAGDLGKKTGRGFYEYD
- a CDS encoding DUF7409 domain-containing protein; this translates as MSKENVAETRDGAARLLEPGHREALEDAGIEPAIVSRQSCSYRMLLDAGLDEGVADALRRQFSLPWSFETDGDLDRRSSEVRGLGEAERAWVAASADEGWQAFEPVSSSGAEAGAEDADDRPWPRPTPVTAVTGVSPENAARLAEAGINSAERLATVHATEVAKVLELSVLHVRTWRHNARELVD
- a CDS encoding LiaF transmembrane domain-containing protein, whose product is MGIRTTTTRLPTSQLLFGAVVILVGLLLLLETTGLVSTDRILSLAPMVVVAVGVWALVRSRFRNVVGPLVLIGIASAWQLVALGYAAVDQVVVFWPLLVIAFGLSVVLGQYRSRVRATDDAFTSAFAAFGGVEKRNTSTAFTGADLTALFGGTELDLRDARPAERPARVNAVAMFGGVEIIVPRDWNVELDVLPVLGGASDDRPRRERQHEEVDLVVTGFAAFGAVSVAD
- a CDS encoding class I fructose-bisphosphate aldolase, yielding MRPIDDSPIVRDGNACILAMDHGLEHGPVDFEEVPEKLDPATVFETATHDAVTCIAVQKGIAEGYYPSYEDDVNLLVKLNGTSNLWMGEPDSSLNCSVEYAAEIGADAVGFTLYGGSNNEVEMAEEFREIHEAAREYDLPVVMWSYPRGQGLKNDTKPGTISYATRLALELGADIAKVKYPGSADAMEHAVQCAGDMKVVMSGGSKTDDLDFLSTVEAVIAAGGNGLAVGRNVWQRENPERLLDALEKVIYEEETADAALEA
- a CDS encoding class 1 fructose-bisphosphatase encodes the protein MATALNGAVEPVDSIIRTVARSATEIRQGLIGRRSSAAEENPSGETQLEADVWADDLLYDRLSRLEGVAQYASEEREEVLDCGDDVDVDDGVAVALDPLDGSSNLKSNNTMGTIVGIYDEPLPAPGEALLGACYVLYGPITTMVVATEDGVSEYELGGGEATVVQANVTLPDDPVVYGVGGRVPDWPPAIEAYVSRLESELKLRYGGAMIGDINQVLTYGGLFAYPTLESSPEGKLRVQFEGNPIGYILERAGGRSSDGHGSLLAVEPTELHQRTPLYVGNKAYVDLIEDILADA
- the argS gene encoding arginine--tRNA ligase → MFRSLRTEVEAALERALSTLDLPTDDLGIEEPPEDVPAVLASSVAFRLAGEMGAAPPQVAAQLAEEIDVDDLEYVGRIDTQGPYLNFLPSDAYFADTLAAGTDEAYGHLPDRDTSVIVEHTSANPTGPVHVGRARNPIVGDAVANVLDTAGYDVERHYYVNDAGRQMAVFTWAYETFDESDLETEPERDRVEYDLVRYYQKGNAYLEAADEDAVEAAEAEIQGILQGLEEGDEETYERVQTVVDQVLGGMRECLARLPAEFDEFVKETRFMRDGSTQEIADRLQDTEYAVLEEGAWQLNLEEWDIEKKLVFLRSDGTSLYTTRDLAHHEWKFDNYDRAVTVLGEDHKLQANQLEAALELLGNDTDALDSIHFSWVNLPGGEGMSTRRGTGVMLDDLLDEAINRAREEVESRLDDRIRDDDLEEADVERIAHQVGIGAVRYDIVSKQPTKGITFEWDQALDFEAQSAPYVQYVHARCCGILDEAGVGVDGTIETDVDDDLLTTDAEHDLLETIARFPAVIEEAADDLEPHQVATFTREFAEAFNAFYRECPVLADDVDPDVREARLAVVTASRHTIANALAVLGVEAPESM
- a CDS encoding GNAT family N-acetyltransferase, whose amino-acid sequence is MPGAVFLEGERVELRTVELEDAEFLQELINDPVVRTSLFAHRPIAGHQEQEWIESIGEDDAVKLLICVDGEAVGIVTLEPPNDVWGCAEIAYMVAPAEWGNGHATDAVEALCGYAFTERRLNKVYASVYATNGASARVLEKAGFQKEGEFRREAFVEGEYVDLLRYGLLAEEWTDGR